A genomic region of Pseudocalidococcus azoricus BACA0444 contains the following coding sequences:
- a CDS encoding alpha/beta hydrolase: protein MRWLSPQFPNVIPTTFKHHSRKLGKLWSWSLGLGVLLGAVASSPAWGADSLTVSLAGITITATTQDLTGFSQTGELPANLAPLGTFLSAGDLAALRSALQQKITFPAEGVSQLFNTPAGQRVLNVLGQFIQTSDGQSGATDLKTALIQSAQSPEGLTVLGVIKEFPDTNIKIDAAQAIPLVNAIFSEISTTKAVINIVNQQSQTALAKSPNLPSTLGDLTAPGPNTWQVQSLTLNHKTANFQFPVTLYVPNISGTIPLVVISPGLGEDLNTFAYLAEHLASYGFGVAIVDHPGSDATRQTEFLAGKIPEEILPQEFINRPQSISITLDYLAQLPTVKFNTQRVGLLGHSFGGYDTWALAGATQDGATLTAACQNPETIIKPSVILDCKVTRLPSPLPNFRDSRIQAAMAINPIGGTIYGSIGFQAIQIPMLVLAGSEDFIAPPLVEQFQPFSQLSSAQKYLVLLNGGTHLSTMGDLPPENSPNALPPFVVGTDPGIARNQLQAVTVAFMQAYINGQPNFQAYLSPAYLAKLSQPQMKATLTQSLTPAQIEAAASPPK, encoded by the coding sequence ATGCGGTGGTTATCTCCCCAATTCCCTAACGTTATCCCTACAACCTTTAAACATCACTCTCGGAAACTAGGAAAACTTTGGAGTTGGAGCCTTGGTTTAGGGGTATTACTGGGAGCAGTTGCTAGCAGCCCGGCCTGGGGAGCGGATTCCCTAACAGTCTCGTTAGCCGGGATTACAATCACAGCCACAACCCAAGACTTGACTGGTTTTAGTCAAACGGGAGAACTGCCAGCCAACTTAGCTCCTTTGGGGACATTTCTGAGTGCAGGTGATTTGGCAGCATTGCGTTCGGCATTACAGCAAAAAATTACATTTCCGGCCGAAGGTGTTTCCCAATTGTTTAACACCCCAGCCGGTCAACGAGTCTTAAATGTTTTGGGGCAGTTTATTCAAACCAGTGACGGCCAATCAGGAGCGACGGATCTAAAAACTGCCTTGATCCAGTCTGCCCAATCACCGGAGGGACTAACCGTCCTAGGTGTAATCAAAGAGTTTCCTGACACCAACATCAAAATTGATGCTGCCCAGGCCATTCCCCTGGTCAATGCCATTTTCAGTGAAATTAGTACCACTAAAGCAGTCATTAATATTGTTAATCAACAGAGTCAAACTGCCCTCGCTAAATCCCCTAATCTTCCCAGTACCCTTGGGGATCTGACCGCACCTGGCCCGAATACCTGGCAAGTTCAATCCCTAACCCTGAATCACAAAACAGCTAACTTTCAATTTCCCGTTACCCTGTATGTTCCTAATATTTCTGGGACAATTCCCTTAGTTGTCATTTCACCAGGCCTGGGGGAAGACTTAAATACGTTTGCCTATTTGGCTGAACATTTGGCTTCCTATGGATTTGGGGTGGCCATTGTTGATCATCCAGGCAGTGATGCCACCCGGCAAACGGAGTTTCTGGCTGGTAAAATTCCCGAAGAAATTCTCCCTCAAGAATTCATCAATCGGCCCCAATCCATTTCCATCACCCTAGACTATCTGGCTCAACTACCGACGGTAAAATTCAACACCCAAAGGGTTGGTTTGCTGGGACATTCCTTTGGCGGGTACGATACTTGGGCCTTAGCTGGGGCAACCCAGGATGGTGCAACCCTCACCGCTGCTTGCCAAAATCCAGAGACAATCATTAAGCCTTCTGTGATTCTTGATTGCAAAGTCACTAGACTACCTAGCCCCCTACCCAATTTTCGCGATAGTCGGATTCAAGCAGCGATGGCGATTAACCCCATCGGGGGAACAATTTATGGCTCAATAGGCTTTCAAGCCATTCAAATTCCGATGCTGGTTCTAGCGGGGAGTGAAGATTTTATTGCCCCCCCCTTAGTTGAGCAATTTCAACCTTTTTCCCAACTCAGTTCAGCCCAAAAATACTTAGTTCTCCTCAATGGTGGGACACACCTGTCCACAATGGGTGACTTACCCCCAGAGAACAGCCCCAATGCCCTACCCCCCTTTGTTGTTGGTACGGATCCGGGGATTGCCCGTAATCAACTCCAGGCCGTGACTGTGGCCTTTATGCAAGCCTACATTAATGGTCAGCCGAACTTCCAGGCCTACCTTTCTCCCGCCTATCTGGCCAAACTCAGTCAACCCCAAATGAAGGCCACCCTGACTCAATCCCTCACTCCGGCCCAAATTGAGGCGGCAGCATCCCCCCCTAAATAG
- a CDS encoding NAD-binding protein, translated as MVQSREHFIPAFGQWLREIWPDATVAWELTHHGLYGWITAQNFPEPEALNQQLGDYWISLRSRSGSWPPPPVTLFAAGPDEAFPRWQVRHPPLALQRLHRPLDPGGDTEIPSEMRLANHFIICGLGSLGQYCYDCLQQFATPAFPVQLTAIEVSQPGAWEVQGIADTLGANLMIGDCRQASVLEQAGIGDCRAILLVTSDEATNVAAAIAARRLNPNVHLVVRSARQNLNHLLQEKLGRFVALNPTELPAPSFALAGLGEGTLGLFTINDQQLRVVEQRITATDSRFAGINAHQWSRRQQRLFSIFEPVNNPQTPSRYACFFPASESRIFHQWRPDHILGLGDRLVWAELVSGGVGVQGARSTTGARRKFLRQLLNPWSWEQKLKASWAWLRGEERRWLIVRGLGLGSVLWGISTLLLRFNVPHMTWQKAFFSGFILLLGGFGDVFGGLEPEDIPFWVMAFCLLVTLMALLFILGVLGLVTEQLLQSRFSFLKRRPPLPQAGHVILVGFGRLGQQVADILLTIRQPLVIISDSGENIPPLTIPYLSGDVIQTMEAANLATAKSIILTNEDQMLNLEAALIARDQAQGDLGLVIRTFDQLLSENLGDLLPGARSLCAYALAAEAFAAAALGENVLGLFRLQDRTILVTDYQVTMGDTLLGLGLAEVAYGYGVVPIFYEKQGKTIGDERKQKFFPTDDMILGTGDRLVVLASIQGLQRIEQGKLIPPRLWRLWADAPLSSEVALDAGNILTNISGCHLNQARDFIQSLPGTIELKLYDHQAYRLGQQLSHLLTIRLYPV; from the coding sequence ATGGTTCAGTCCCGCGAGCATTTTATTCCTGCCTTTGGTCAATGGTTAAGGGAAATCTGGCCGGACGCAACCGTGGCCTGGGAACTTACTCACCATGGTTTATATGGCTGGATTACGGCCCAGAATTTTCCAGAACCGGAAGCCCTGAATCAACAGCTAGGGGACTATTGGATTTCCCTGCGCTCTCGATCGGGTTCTTGGCCTCCTCCCCCTGTGACCCTGTTTGCGGCTGGCCCTGACGAAGCCTTTCCCCGTTGGCAAGTTAGGCATCCACCTTTGGCTCTCCAGCGGTTACATCGGCCCTTAGATCCGGGTGGGGATACGGAAATTCCTTCAGAGATGCGCCTGGCCAATCATTTTATTATCTGTGGCCTGGGCAGTTTGGGTCAGTACTGCTACGACTGTTTACAGCAATTTGCTACGCCAGCCTTTCCAGTCCAATTAACGGCGATTGAAGTATCTCAACCAGGGGCCTGGGAGGTGCAGGGGATTGCCGATACCTTGGGGGCGAATTTAATGATTGGAGATTGTCGCCAGGCCTCAGTGTTGGAGCAGGCGGGAATTGGGGATTGTCGGGCAATTTTACTAGTCACCAGTGATGAGGCAACCAATGTAGCCGCAGCCATTGCGGCCAGACGCTTAAATCCCAACGTTCATTTAGTTGTACGCTCGGCCCGACAGAATTTGAATCACCTTCTCCAAGAAAAGTTAGGCCGTTTTGTTGCCCTCAATCCAACGGAGTTACCCGCCCCAAGTTTTGCCTTGGCAGGCCTGGGAGAAGGCACCTTGGGCCTATTTACTATTAATGATCAGCAATTACGGGTAGTCGAACAGCGAATTACTGCTACCGATAGCCGCTTTGCAGGGATCAATGCCCACCAATGGTCTCGCCGCCAACAACGTCTGTTTAGTATTTTTGAACCCGTTAATAATCCCCAAACTCCCAGTCGCTATGCCTGTTTTTTTCCCGCTTCAGAGTCACGCATTTTTCATCAGTGGCGACCGGATCATATTCTCGGACTGGGAGATCGGTTAGTTTGGGCAGAATTGGTCTCAGGGGGAGTAGGAGTGCAGGGGGCCAGATCAACAACTGGGGCTAGACGGAAATTTCTCCGCCAATTATTGAATCCCTGGTCTTGGGAGCAAAAACTTAAAGCGAGTTGGGCCTGGTTACGGGGAGAAGAACGACGATGGCTAATTGTACGGGGCCTGGGCCTGGGGTCAGTGTTGTGGGGTATTTCGACCCTCCTCCTTCGGTTTAATGTTCCGCACATGACCTGGCAAAAGGCATTTTTCTCAGGGTTTATTCTTTTACTGGGTGGTTTTGGCGATGTTTTTGGCGGTCTGGAACCGGAGGATATTCCCTTTTGGGTGATGGCCTTTTGTCTTTTGGTAACCCTGATGGCTCTGCTGTTTATTTTGGGGGTTTTGGGCTTAGTTACGGAACAACTTTTGCAATCGCGCTTTAGTTTTCTCAAACGCCGTCCCCCCCTGCCCCAGGCCGGTCATGTGATTTTGGTCGGTTTTGGTCGTTTAGGACAACAGGTAGCGGATATTCTCTTAACGATTCGGCAGCCCTTAGTAATTATTAGTGACTCGGGAGAAAATATACCTCCCCTGACCATTCCCTATCTCAGTGGTGATGTGATCCAGACTATGGAAGCCGCAAACCTGGCCACCGCCAAAAGCATCATCTTAACCAATGAAGATCAAATGTTGAATTTAGAGGCCGCCTTAATTGCTCGGGATCAAGCCCAAGGGGATCTCGGCCTGGTGATTCGCACGTTTGATCAACTCCTGAGCGAAAACCTAGGGGACTTACTTCCAGGGGCCCGCTCTCTCTGTGCCTACGCCTTAGCTGCTGAAGCCTTTGCCGCCGCCGCCTTGGGGGAAAATGTTTTGGGTTTGTTTCGCCTCCAGGATCGGACAATTTTGGTTACGGACTACCAAGTGACGATGGGTGATACTCTCCTGGGCCTGGGCCTGGCAGAAGTGGCCTATGGCTATGGAGTCGTACCCATTTTTTATGAAAAGCAAGGGAAAACTATCGGTGATGAGCGCAAGCAAAAATTTTTTCCTACGGATGACATGATTCTCGGGACTGGGGATCGCCTCGTAGTTTTGGCTTCGATTCAAGGGCTGCAACGGATTGAGCAGGGTAAGTTAATTCCCCCCCGATTATGGCGACTTTGGGCCGATGCTCCCCTTTCCTCGGAAGTAGCTTTAGATGCAGGGAATATCCTCACCAATATCTCCGGCTGCCATCTCAACCAGGCCCGGGATTTTATCCAATCACTCCCTGGCACTATCGAACTCAAACTTTACGATCATCAGGCCTATCGCTTAGGGCAACAATTAAGCCATCTTTTAACGATCCGTCTCTATCCTGTCTAA
- a CDS encoding anion transporter, translating into MPWLQTGLTMLVLGITYLGLAMGQWPGLSLNRAAIALVGAAAVMGLGVVTLPQAWQAIDPTTIVFLFSLMIVNLYLGYGGFFNLVLQQMLGLTRSPWGLLVLLSLGSGLLSAFFLNDTLVLVGTPLVLAMTTALNLNPIPYLLALAGATNIGSVATLSGNPQNILIGSLSGISYGLFARQLAPVAILGIVIQLTWLWWLYPEIRVWEPVPVVVLSKLRLLQPLLTKSLWVAGLMLAGFMVGLPLGPVALTAAAVLLVIGGIKAERVLRQVDGMLLLLFAGLFILTQATRHLNLLESLTPVVANPWGLAGLTVVLSNLISNIPAVLLLAPLIAPDDTQAWLLLATSATLAGNLSLFGSVANLIVVEAARSKGHHLSFREHLRFGLPLTLITVGLAHVWVYNVGIFRGL; encoded by the coding sequence ATGCCCTGGCTACAGACAGGTTTAACCATGCTTGTCTTAGGGATCACCTATTTAGGGTTAGCAATGGGGCAGTGGCCAGGATTGTCCTTAAATCGGGCGGCCATTGCCTTGGTGGGGGCAGCAGCGGTCATGGGCTTAGGGGTGGTCACGTTACCCCAGGCCTGGCAGGCCATTGATCCCACCACTATTGTTTTCCTCTTCAGTTTAATGATCGTCAACCTCTACCTGGGCTATGGTGGTTTTTTTAACCTAGTGTTACAACAAATGCTGGGCTTAACCCGCAGCCCTTGGGGCCTATTGGTGCTGTTGAGCTTGGGCAGTGGACTATTGTCGGCTTTCTTTCTGAATGACACCCTGGTTTTGGTGGGAACACCCTTAGTGCTGGCAATGACCACGGCCTTAAACCTGAACCCAATTCCCTATCTCTTGGCCCTGGCTGGTGCGACTAATATTGGCTCGGTGGCAACCTTGAGTGGCAATCCCCAAAATATTTTGATTGGTTCTTTGTCGGGGATCAGTTATGGGCTGTTTGCGCGGCAGTTAGCGCCTGTAGCCATCTTAGGGATCGTGATTCAACTGACCTGGCTCTGGTGGCTCTATCCCGAAATTCGGGTCTGGGAACCAGTTCCGGTGGTGGTCTTATCCAAACTGCGCCTGTTACAGCCATTGTTGACTAAAAGCCTGTGGGTCGCAGGTCTGATGTTGGCGGGGTTTATGGTGGGTTTACCCTTGGGGCCCGTGGCCTTGACTGCGGCAGCGGTGTTGTTGGTGATTGGCGGGATCAAGGCCGAACGAGTTTTAAGACAAGTAGATGGAATGTTGTTGTTGCTTTTTGCCGGTTTGTTTATCTTGACTCAGGCCACGCGCCATCTCAACCTCTTAGAATCCCTGACTCCAGTTGTGGCCAATCCTTGGGGCCTGGCGGGACTAACGGTAGTTTTATCCAACCTGATTTCTAACATCCCAGCGGTGCTGTTGCTTGCGCCCTTGATTGCCCCAGATGACACCCAGGCCTGGTTACTTCTCGCGACTAGTGCCACCTTGGCTGGAAATTTGAGCTTATTTGGTTCGGTGGCTAATTTAATTGTGGTGGAGGCGGCCCGGAGTAAAGGCCATCACTTAAGTTTTCGAGAGCATTTACGTTTCGGCCTGCCCCTGACTTTGATAACCGTCGGTCTGGCCCATGTTTGGGTGTATAACGTGGGAATATTCCGAGGGCTTTGA
- the recR gene encoding recombination mediator RecR, translated as MSTVYTRPLARLIEQLQRLPGIGPKSAQRLALHLLKRPESEIQALAQALLDAKQQVGVCGVCFHLSAEPVCDICRTPTREDSVICVVADSRDVIAIEKTREYRGKYHVLGGLISPMDGIGPEQLQIHPLIQRASQERVIEVILAINPSIEGETTTLYLGQLLKPFVKVTRIAFGLPVGGDLEYADEMTLAKALEGRRELE; from the coding sequence ATGAGTACGGTTTATACGCGTCCGTTGGCTCGCTTAATTGAACAACTGCAACGACTCCCTGGCATTGGCCCCAAGTCTGCTCAGCGGCTAGCCTTACATTTACTGAAACGTCCCGAAAGTGAAATCCAGGCCCTAGCTCAAGCTCTGCTGGATGCGAAACAACAGGTGGGGGTATGCGGGGTTTGCTTTCATCTATCGGCCGAGCCAGTTTGCGACATTTGCCGAACTCCAACCCGTGAGGATAGCGTCATTTGTGTGGTTGCTGATTCCCGCGATGTGATTGCCATTGAAAAAACCCGTGAATATCGGGGCAAATATCATGTTCTGGGGGGATTGATTTCGCCAATGGATGGCATTGGCCCCGAACAACTACAAATTCATCCCTTGATCCAACGGGCCAGCCAAGAACGGGTCATAGAAGTGATTTTAGCCATTAACCCCAGTATTGAAGGGGAAACTACAACCCTCTACTTGGGCCAACTCCTCAAGCCCTTTGTCAAAGTGACCCGGATTGCCTTTGGTTTACCTGTGGGTGGGGATTTAGAATATGCCGATGAGATGACCTTAGCAAAAGCTCTAGAAGGACGGCGAGAATTGGAGTGA
- a CDS encoding sensor histidine kinase — MLWPASPEYVALCRSQARLTVNHLGISSFGVYLTEESGDRRSWLPVLVYPDANEAANLDSLPFSSLPLQSVDFREPQGLSASREGISAPNRPLPSLPPASGSPPSCLETEFWQRMSPESEHLILPLIYESLPLGVLVVRRLGGNWQAWEEEQLQQVANTLAVGCVMDQRHQWLSQAQSPSLAQQQDVLGNLLHQFRNPLMALQTLTKLLLKRLQAPDKNRPIVESIWQEGQRLQSLVEQFQATLEASPHPLAPVTTASLSLAPAALNLRPTDLMGTIQPLLTAVQARASESEITLKVEWAPQLPPALIDPIALQDIVGNLLDNACKYTPLGGEIHLQTRLLSATTQGLLIVDTGPGIPPGDLLHLGERGYRGQQAQGPIPGTGLGIAIAKNLVAQMGGSLTIQSPFPPDSGQGTAVLLALPNASEGHLSEC, encoded by the coding sequence ATGTTGTGGCCCGCTAGTCCGGAATATGTGGCGCTTTGTCGTTCCCAGGCCCGGCTAACGGTCAATCACTTAGGCATTAGTAGTTTTGGGGTCTATCTGACGGAAGAATCAGGGGATCGCCGCAGTTGGTTGCCGGTCTTGGTGTATCCTGATGCCAATGAGGCCGCTAATCTCGACTCTTTACCCTTCTCCTCCCTGCCACTCCAGTCCGTGGATTTTCGAGAACCGCAGGGTTTGTCCGCCAGTCGTGAGGGAATTTCAGCCCCAAATCGGCCCTTACCCAGTCTGCCCCCGGCTTCTGGATCCCCACCCTCCTGTTTAGAGACTGAGTTTTGGCAACGGATGTCCCCGGAGTCCGAGCATTTAATTTTGCCGTTGATCTATGAATCTCTCCCCTTGGGTGTGCTGGTGGTGCGGCGATTGGGGGGAAATTGGCAGGCCTGGGAAGAGGAGCAATTACAGCAGGTGGCAAATACGTTGGCCGTTGGCTGTGTAATGGATCAGCGGCATCAGTGGCTATCGCAGGCCCAGTCCCCCAGTTTGGCGCAGCAACAGGATGTTTTAGGAAATTTACTTCACCAGTTCCGCAATCCCTTAATGGCCCTGCAAACTCTGACAAAACTCCTCCTCAAACGCCTCCAGGCCCCGGATAAAAACCGCCCAATTGTGGAAAGTATCTGGCAGGAAGGGCAACGCTTACAATCCTTAGTGGAACAATTTCAAGCCACCTTAGAGGCATCCCCGCACCCATTAGCCCCCGTGACCACCGCCAGCCTCAGCCTAGCCCCTGCGGCCCTCAACCTCAGACCAACGGATTTAATGGGCACAATTCAACCCCTCCTCACCGCTGTCCAAGCCCGAGCCAGTGAATCAGAAATTACCCTAAAGGTCGAATGGGCCCCCCAGCTTCCCCCGGCTCTCATTGATCCAATTGCCCTCCAAGATATTGTGGGTAATCTCTTAGATAACGCCTGTAAATATACGCCTCTGGGGGGAGAAATTCATCTGCAAACCCGGCTACTGAGCGCGACGACCCAAGGCTTGTTAATTGTGGATACCGGCCCAGGAATTCCCCCCGGGGATCTCCTTCATCTCGGGGAGCGGGGCTATCGGGGACAACAGGCCCAGGGCCCGATTCCCGGTACAGGTTTAGGGATCGCCATTGCCAAAAACTTAGTCGCCCAAATGGGAGGAAGTTTGACCATCCAAAGTCCCTTTCCCCCCGATTCCGGTCAGGGCACGGCCGTTTTGCTGGCTCTCCCCAATGCTTCTGAAGGTCATCTATCTGAATGCTGA
- a CDS encoding transposase family protein: MTALIRPSSNVTIYFQALGDSRAANLLEHKLLDMIGLALCAVICGANSWVEIEADEKTVRHADNWGGKKGAILTSQKNQMVRALAKPAVGVGSTKGDVPPDY; this comes from the coding sequence ATGACTGCCCTCATCAGACCTAGCTCTAACGTAACTATCTACTTTCAAGCACTAGGGGACTCGAGAGCAGCAAACCTGTTGGAGCATAAGCTATTGGACATGATTGGGTTAGCCCTCTGTGCAGTTATTTGTGGTGCAAATAGCTGGGTAGAGATAGAGGCGGATGAGAAAACAGTGCGTCACGCCGACAACTGGGGCGGGAAAAAAGGAGCAATACTGACCAGTCAGAAAAATCAGATGGTGCGTGCGTTGGCGAAGCCTGCCGTGGGCGTTGGGAGCACCAAGGGAGATGTCCCACCAGATTATTGA